The proteins below are encoded in one region of Ostrea edulis chromosome 3, xbOstEdul1.1, whole genome shotgun sequence:
- the LOC130052543 gene encoding osteopetrosis-associated transmembrane protein 1-like: MIQALWDASDCKNCFSSMSEDENGTVSFQFNTHTLKFLEQYDNFTDCIEKYTNGIYPDFTFINSTVCSACEHKYREPNLHFVNMRKIYNGKICMDLVDMMNYTRLMWGGERDLNCTRHLKDDMVVLLTSFILLTVPFLFYGASCICGKRRKLKLMTQKRLKKRISVEVSFVNHSETNNVNHVHS; encoded by the exons ATGATACAGGCACTCTGGGATGCCTCTGATTGTAAAA ACTGTTTCTCCAGTATGAGTGAAGATGAAAATGGCACTGTATCATTCCAGTTCAATACCCACACATTAAAATTCCTGGAACAGTATGACAATTTTACAGATTGTATCGAGAAATACACGAATGGTATTTATCCAGATTTTACG ttCATCAATTCAACAGTTTGCAGTGCATGTGAACACAAATATAGAGAACCCAATCTTCACTTTGTGAACATGAGGAAAATCTATAATGGTAAAATATGCATGGATCTCGTTGATatg ATGAATTACACGCGTTTAATGTGGGGAGGGGAGCGAGATCTCAACTGTACGCGACACTTGAAGGACGACATGGTGGTGCTCCTCACCAGCTTCATTCTCCTGACTGTGCCGTTTCTGTTTTATGGAGCCAGCTGTATTTGTGGGAAaagaagaaaactcaaactcaTGACAC AAAAAAGATTAAAGAAAAGAATTTCTGTAGAAGTGTCATTTGTAAACCATTCAGAGACGAACAATGTTAACCATGTCCACAGTTAG